A section of the Spirosoma pollinicola genome encodes:
- the pafA gene encoding alkaline phosphatase PafA, which yields MRLLLSILMVSALGTASFAQSKKTSTTTASSTPHTLDRPKLVVGIVVDQMRYDYLYRYYNKFGKGGFRRMMDGGFNARNNHYHYAATYTGPGHAAIYTGSAPALNGIVGNDFYERNIGRLMYCAEDTTVSTVGNTGIAGKMSPRNLLVTTIGDQLKLATDGRAKVIGIALKDRGAILPAGHAANAAYWFDSKDGNFISSTFYQNELPQWVQDFNARKLSDQFLSQKWEPSLPMNQYTESTVDDEPYETVLAGETKSVFPHMFAIQAGGSKYEPLRTSPYGDQITKEFALAALKGEQLGQRDVTDMLCVSFSSPDYIGHAFGTHAIETEDQYIRLDQQLTQLLNQLDATVGKGQWVAFLSADHGVVDAPGFLQQNRIPAGVRGYGEIGEAVKSTLEKAYGPGQWMLSYFNQQVYLNHALMTEKKIAMQDVYELLRTVLLKQKAVVNVVNLHNLGAEALPLLQENLFRNVYYPNRSGDFYVMQQPGWLEGRNKGTTHGTTYAYDTHVPFLLYGWGIKPGQTLRRTHIHDIAPTITALLGLLEPSGCIGNPVEEALK from the coding sequence ATGCGCCTACTTCTTTCGATCCTGATGGTGTCTGCACTTGGCACAGCATCATTTGCTCAGTCTAAAAAAACATCAACAACAACGGCTAGTTCAACTCCCCATACGTTGGACCGGCCAAAGCTTGTTGTTGGCATTGTGGTTGATCAGATGCGCTACGATTATTTGTACCGTTATTACAACAAATTTGGCAAGGGTGGTTTTCGGCGGATGATGGATGGTGGGTTCAATGCCCGGAATAACCATTACCATTATGCGGCTACGTATACCGGCCCCGGTCACGCAGCTATTTACACGGGCTCTGCACCTGCATTGAACGGTATTGTGGGTAATGATTTTTATGAACGGAATATAGGCCGGCTGATGTATTGTGCCGAAGATACAACAGTAAGTACCGTTGGCAATACGGGCATTGCCGGTAAAATGTCGCCCCGAAATCTGCTTGTTACAACCATTGGCGATCAGCTTAAACTGGCCACTGATGGCCGGGCGAAAGTAATCGGGATTGCGCTGAAAGATCGGGGGGCCATATTGCCCGCTGGTCATGCCGCCAATGCCGCTTACTGGTTCGATTCGAAAGATGGTAATTTCATCAGTAGCACGTTTTACCAAAATGAGTTGCCACAATGGGTGCAGGACTTTAACGCACGGAAATTGAGCGATCAATTTTTGAGTCAGAAATGGGAGCCTTCGTTGCCTATGAATCAATACACCGAAAGTACAGTTGATGACGAACCTTATGAAACCGTGTTAGCTGGTGAAACTAAATCTGTTTTTCCGCATATGTTTGCTATTCAGGCAGGTGGAAGTAAATATGAACCCTTACGGACAAGTCCTTATGGCGATCAGATCACGAAAGAGTTTGCGCTGGCTGCGCTGAAAGGCGAACAACTGGGCCAGCGAGACGTGACAGATATGCTTTGCGTAAGCTTCTCTTCGCCAGATTACATTGGCCATGCGTTTGGTACGCACGCGATTGAAACCGAAGATCAGTACATACGACTCGATCAGCAACTGACCCAGTTGCTTAATCAATTAGACGCTACAGTAGGGAAGGGGCAGTGGGTGGCGTTTCTATCAGCCGATCACGGTGTTGTCGATGCGCCGGGATTCCTGCAGCAAAACCGGATTCCGGCGGGTGTGCGGGGCTACGGCGAAATTGGCGAAGCGGTGAAGTCTACGCTTGAAAAAGCTTACGGTCCGGGGCAATGGATGCTCTCGTATTTTAACCAGCAGGTTTACCTGAACCATGCCTTAATGACGGAAAAGAAAATTGCCATGCAGGATGTGTATGAGTTGCTTCGGACTGTTTTGTTAAAACAGAAAGCGGTTGTTAACGTCGTGAATTTACATAACCTGGGTGCCGAGGCTTTACCACTTTTGCAGGAAAATCTATTTCGCAATGTATATTATCCAAACCGCAGTGGTGATTTCTATGTGATGCAGCAACCGGGTTGGCTAGAGGGACGCAATAAGGGCACTACACACGGCACTACCTACGCCTATGATACGCACGTACCATTTCTGCTGTACGGCTGGGGTATTAAACCGGGGCAAACGCTCCGTCGGACACATATCCACGACATTGCCCCAACCATAACTGCCCTGCTTGGCCTTCTCGAACCCAGCGGCTGTATTGGCAACCCGGTTGAGGAAGCCCTTAAGTAG
- a CDS encoding biotin--[acetyl-CoA-carboxylase] ligase, producing the protein MYKIYPKTLFIGQIIQYLPSCQSTNDEAATLIAQSDPNKGLVVITDNQTAGRGQRGNQWEAKAGENLTFSLILKPGFLMATDQFWLNMAISLGIYDTLQPLLGHSLRIKWPNDIYAGDLKLGGILIENTLHGYSIAWSVAGIGLNVNQTEFGYSTATSLQHESPLPNTYDLPGLLSRLCETVEQRYLQLLSGQRETLKISYLQILYRYQEEHSFDSDGQSFRGTICGIDTTGRLAISVNGEVRYFGFKEVSFK; encoded by the coding sequence TTGTACAAAATCTATCCCAAAACTCTTTTTATTGGACAAATAATCCAATATCTGCCAAGCTGTCAGTCAACTAACGATGAAGCGGCTACCTTGATTGCTCAATCAGACCCAAATAAAGGACTAGTTGTCATAACTGATAACCAAACAGCCGGTCGGGGGCAGCGGGGTAACCAATGGGAAGCAAAAGCGGGAGAAAACCTGACATTCTCGCTGATTTTGAAGCCTGGTTTCTTAATGGCTACGGATCAGTTCTGGCTTAATATGGCTATTTCGCTGGGTATTTATGATACGCTGCAACCACTGCTCGGCCATTCTCTGCGTATAAAATGGCCAAATGATATTTATGCCGGTGATCTTAAATTAGGCGGTATACTAATTGAAAATACGTTGCATGGCTACAGCATTGCATGGTCGGTAGCGGGAATTGGGCTCAATGTGAATCAAACAGAATTTGGGTATTCAACGGCAACTTCGTTGCAACATGAATCACCCTTACCTAACACCTATGATCTTCCCGGCTTGCTCAGCAGACTCTGCGAAACAGTAGAGCAACGTTATCTCCAGTTACTGTCAGGTCAACGTGAAACACTGAAAATAAGTTACTTACAAATTCTCTATCGCTACCAAGAAGAACATAGCTTTGACAGTGACGGGCAGTCCTTCCGGGGCACTATTTGCGGCATTGACACTACTGGTCGATTGGCAATTAGCGTCAATGGAGAAGTCAGGTATTTTGGGTTTAAGGAAGTAAGTTTTAAGTAA
- the rsfS gene encoding ribosome silencing factor, which translates to MRINKNNEFTAEQIRDFVVRGMQEKKGQDIVVMDLRKVKNAICDYFVICSGTSDTQIDAISTSVEEEVYKASKQDPWHKEGKLNREWILLDYVDVVVHVFKKDRRSFYDLEQLWGDAEIRLIEDSDLVVAS; encoded by the coding sequence ATGAGAATTAACAAAAACAATGAGTTTACCGCCGAGCAGATACGTGATTTCGTTGTTCGGGGAATGCAGGAAAAGAAAGGACAAGATATTGTTGTAATGGACCTGCGCAAAGTTAAAAATGCAATCTGCGATTATTTCGTTATTTGTTCGGGTACGTCCGACACGCAGATTGACGCTATATCAACTTCCGTTGAAGAAGAAGTTTATAAAGCCAGCAAACAAGACCCCTGGCACAAAGAAGGAAAATTGAACCGGGAGTGGATTTTGCTGGATTACGTCGATGTTGTCGTTCACGTCTTCAAAAAAGACCGACGTTCGTTTTACGATCTCGAACAACTCTGGGGAGATGCCGAGATTCGTCTGATCGAAGACAGTGACCTTGTCGTAGCGTCTTGA
- the ftsH gene encoding ATP-dependent zinc metalloprotease FtsH, whose amino-acid sequence MAENNKNPLVPRGGPRKPNFQGWIVALLIAAILGITFFNRSSATHEISQKRFERMVKDHEVAEAIVVNDKIAEVTLSQQAAQSPKYRNLSAEKPYFGTTQGPQFQFQIASGETFKKDLDLIQQGVPDNEKIDLKFETRSDFGSIISTWGFLIVMILAMYFLLGRMSGAGGPGGQIFNIGKSKAALFDADSKVKITFNDVAGLDEAKEEIKEIVDYLKNPTKFTKLGAKIPKGALLIGPPGTGKTLLAKAVAGEAGVPFFSLSGSDFVEMFVGVGAARVRDLFKQAKEKAPCIIFIDEIDAVGRSRGRGSMPGANDERENTLNSLLVEMDGFATDSGIIILAATNRPDVLDPALQRPGRFDRQISIDKPDIIGREAIFRVHLKPIKLSTDVDPKELAAQTPGFAGAEIANVCNEAALIAARSDKEAVDMKDFQDAMDRVIGGLEKKNKIISPEEKEIVAYHEAGHAVAGWYLEFADPLVKVSIVPRGVAALGYAQYLPREQYLYRTEQLLDEMCMALGGRAAEDLIFGKVSTGALSDLERITKLAYSMVTMYGMNDKIGNISFYDSKQSDYNFNKPYSEETAKHIDEEVRKIISSAYERTKGLLSDHKDALEILAKELLEKEILYQNDLVRLIGKRPFERETVYQAYKNKGVAEEVKEEIGLESKPAETEPQSLPI is encoded by the coding sequence ATGGCAGAAAATAATAAAAATCCGTTAGTACCCCGTGGTGGGCCACGTAAGCCCAACTTTCAGGGCTGGATTGTTGCTTTGCTGATTGCCGCCATTCTTGGCATTACATTCTTTAACAGAAGCTCAGCTACCCACGAAATTTCACAGAAGCGCTTTGAGCGTATGGTGAAAGATCACGAAGTCGCTGAAGCTATAGTCGTTAATGACAAAATTGCCGAAGTTACGCTCTCGCAGCAAGCCGCACAAAGTCCTAAATACCGCAACTTATCTGCGGAAAAGCCGTATTTCGGCACTACTCAAGGACCGCAATTTCAATTTCAAATAGCGTCTGGAGAAACGTTCAAGAAAGATCTGGATTTAATTCAACAGGGCGTTCCTGATAATGAAAAAATTGATCTTAAGTTCGAAACCAGAAGTGACTTTGGTAGCATCATCAGTACGTGGGGGTTCCTGATCGTAATGATCCTCGCTATGTACTTCCTGCTTGGACGTATGTCTGGGGCCGGTGGCCCCGGTGGTCAAATCTTTAACATTGGCAAATCGAAAGCCGCCCTGTTTGACGCCGATAGTAAGGTAAAAATTACCTTCAACGACGTTGCTGGCCTGGACGAGGCAAAAGAGGAAATTAAAGAAATTGTTGATTACCTGAAGAATCCAACCAAGTTTACAAAACTTGGAGCCAAAATTCCAAAAGGAGCTTTGTTGATCGGCCCTCCAGGTACAGGTAAAACGTTGCTGGCTAAAGCCGTAGCCGGTGAAGCGGGCGTTCCGTTCTTCTCACTGTCGGGTTCCGACTTCGTTGAAATGTTTGTTGGGGTAGGTGCCGCTCGAGTACGTGACCTGTTCAAACAGGCAAAAGAGAAAGCGCCTTGTATCATTTTTATTGATGAGATTGATGCAGTAGGTCGTTCGCGTGGACGGGGTTCCATGCCCGGTGCCAATGACGAACGCGAAAACACGCTGAACTCACTGCTCGTTGAGATGGATGGTTTCGCTACCGATTCAGGTATCATTATTCTGGCTGCTACGAACCGTCCCGACGTACTGGACCCTGCTTTACAGCGGCCCGGTCGTTTCGACCGTCAGATCAGTATCGACAAACCGGATATTATTGGTCGGGAAGCAATTTTCCGGGTTCACCTGAAGCCGATTAAATTATCGACGGATGTTGATCCAAAAGAATTAGCCGCTCAGACACCCGGTTTTGCTGGTGCCGAAATTGCGAACGTTTGTAATGAGGCTGCTCTGATTGCTGCTCGTAGCGATAAGGAAGCCGTTGATATGAAAGATTTCCAGGATGCGATGGATCGTGTGATTGGTGGTCTGGAAAAGAAGAACAAAATCATCTCGCCGGAAGAGAAAGAGATTGTTGCTTATCATGAAGCGGGTCACGCAGTAGCTGGCTGGTATCTTGAATTTGCTGATCCGCTCGTAAAAGTGTCGATTGTGCCACGTGGCGTAGCTGCTCTGGGCTATGCTCAGTATCTGCCTCGTGAGCAGTATCTGTATCGTACAGAACAGCTTCTGGACGAAATGTGTATGGCATTGGGCGGTCGTGCTGCCGAAGATCTGATCTTTGGTAAAGTATCGACAGGTGCCTTGAGTGATCTGGAACGCATTACCAAGCTGGCCTATAGCATGGTTACCATGTATGGCATGAATGACAAGATTGGTAATATATCGTTCTATGACTCAAAACAGTCGGACTACAACTTCAATAAGCCATATTCGGAAGAAACGGCCAAGCACATTGATGAAGAAGTTCGCAAGATCATCAGTTCGGCTTACGAACGCACAAAAGGCCTGTTGAGCGATCATAAAGATGCGCTGGAAATTCTGGCAAAGGAATTACTTGAAAAAGAAATTCTTTACCAAAATGACCTGGTTCGCCTGATTGGCAAGCGGCCTTTTGAACGGGAAACTGTTTATCAGGCGTATAAAAATAAAGGTGTGGCTGAGGAAGTCAAAGAGGAAATTGGCCTTGAATCGAAGCCTGCCGAAACCGAGCCTCAATCGTTGCCGATATAA